A single Candidatus Dadabacteria bacterium DNA region contains:
- a CDS encoding ABC transporter ATP-binding protein, translating to MTPPVIKLKDIGKTYSNGKVEVEALRSINLEIAQGEFVAVMGSSGSGKSTLMNILGCLDTQSSGNYMLDGADIMELASDEKAEIRSTKIGFVFQSFNLLPRTTALENVELPLVYSGMPGTQRKKLASAALSLVGLADRADHLPNQLSGGQQQRVAIARAVVNNPRMILADEPTGNLDTKTSYEIMKIFKELNEQGKTIVMITHEEDIASRSKRVISLKDGEIIEDRPSGLI from the coding sequence ATGACACCGCCCGTAATCAAGCTCAAAGACATCGGTAAAACCTACTCGAACGGAAAAGTCGAGGTCGAGGCGCTTCGATCCATAAACCTTGAGATAGCACAAGGAGAATTCGTCGCTGTCATGGGGTCCTCGGGGTCCGGCAAAAGCACCCTTATGAACATTCTCGGCTGCCTCGACACGCAGAGTAGCGGAAACTACATGCTTGACGGTGCCGACATAATGGAACTCGCAAGCGATGAGAAGGCGGAAATACGGAGCACGAAGATTGGCTTTGTCTTCCAGAGCTTTAACCTGCTGCCGCGAACCACTGCACTTGAAAATGTGGAACTGCCGCTGGTCTACTCAGGCATGCCGGGAACCCAGAGAAAAAAGCTTGCATCGGCCGCACTTTCTCTCGTGGGACTCGCAGACAGAGCGGATCATCTTCCCAACCAACTCTCTGGGGGACAGCAGCAGAGGGTGGCAATAGCCAGGGCGGTCGTAAACAACCCGAGGATGATACTGGCAGATGAACCAACCGGAAACCTAGATACGAAAACGAGTTACGAAATAATGAAGATATTCAAAGAACTGAATGAACAGGGAAAAACGATAGTAATGATAACGCACGAAGAAGACATAGCTTCCCGCTCAAAAAGAGTAATAAGCCTGAAGGACGGGGAGATCATTGAGGACAGACCGAGCGGCCTGATTTAA
- a CDS encoding phosphopyruvate hydratase has product MSKINEIKAREILDSRGNPTIEVEVHCSDGAFGRAMVPSGASTGEHEALELRDGEKHRYMGKGVLKAVENVHDIIAPRLEGLEVHNQTLIDRTMIELDSTETKSRLGANSILGVSLASARAAASSRGTSFFSYLGGEDANTLPVPLMNIINGGAHADNNLDFQEFMIVPHGFSTFREALRAGVETFHTLKSILSAKNLSTAVGDEGGFAPSLGSNEEALECIIEAIWKAGYSPSEQISIALDVASSEFFREGSYHVEQKTVPVAGLMEIYEKWIKKYPIVSIEDPLDENDWEGWKTLTKKIGSDVQLVGDDLFVTNTRRLSDGIDSDVANSILIKVNQIGTLTETLEAIEMAKQAGYSYIISHRSGETEDSTIADIAVATNAGQIKTGSASRSDRIAKYNQLLRIEEELGEKARFGNEKTALWSS; this is encoded by the coding sequence ATGTCAAAGATAAACGAAATAAAAGCAAGAGAAATACTGGATTCAAGGGGAAATCCGACGATAGAGGTGGAGGTGCACTGCTCAGACGGAGCCTTCGGTCGGGCAATGGTTCCCTCGGGGGCATCGACCGGAGAGCACGAAGCGCTTGAGCTTCGGGACGGGGAGAAGCACAGATACATGGGAAAGGGGGTTTTGAAGGCGGTAGAAAATGTCCACGACATAATAGCTCCGCGCCTTGAGGGCCTTGAGGTGCACAACCAAACCCTGATAGACCGCACCATGATAGAGCTTGACTCGACGGAAACAAAGTCCCGCCTCGGAGCAAACTCCATTCTGGGAGTGTCGCTTGCCTCGGCTAGGGCGGCTGCGAGCTCCAGGGGAACCTCTTTTTTCAGCTATCTAGGAGGCGAAGATGCCAATACCCTCCCTGTACCGCTTATGAACATAATCAACGGTGGCGCCCATGCGGACAACAACCTTGATTTTCAGGAATTCATGATAGTTCCCCATGGTTTCTCCACTTTCCGGGAAGCCCTTCGGGCGGGAGTGGAAACCTTCCACACACTTAAATCCATACTCAGCGCCAAGAATCTCTCGACAGCCGTCGGAGACGAAGGAGGTTTTGCACCTTCCCTGGGATCAAACGAAGAGGCGCTCGAATGCATAATAGAAGCCATATGGAAAGCTGGATACAGCCCCTCAGAGCAGATATCAATAGCGCTTGACGTAGCTTCAAGCGAGTTCTTCCGCGAGGGAAGTTATCATGTGGAGCAAAAAACCGTGCCGGTCGCCGGTTTAATGGAAATATACGAGAAGTGGATAAAAAAATACCCTATCGTTTCGATAGAGGACCCCCTGGATGAAAACGACTGGGAAGGCTGGAAGACGCTTACGAAAAAAATAGGTTCCGACGTACAGCTTGTCGGAGACGATCTTTTTGTAACGAACACGAGGAGACTTTCAGACGGGATAGATTCGGACGTGGCAAATTCCATACTTATAAAGGTAAACCAAATAGGAACGCTTACCGAAACCCTTGAGGCTATTGAGATGGCCAAGCAGGCGGGTTATAGTTACATAATATCCCATCGCTCGGGAGAAACAGAGGACTCGACGATAGCGGATATTGCAGTTGCCACAAACGCCGGTCAGATAAAAACCGGGTCGGCGTCCCGAAGCGACAGAATAGCAAAATACAACCAGCTTCTGCGCATAGAGGAGGAGCTTGGGGAAAAGGCGCGGTTCGGGAATGAAAAGACGGCGCTCTGGAGCAGTTAA
- a CDS encoding efflux RND transporter periplasmic adaptor subunit has protein sequence MKNLPRSKLLYAVAAVVVIAGYFIFFGGKEGRIEYVTQKIERGNITSLVRASGTLKPTKEARIYSQINGTIKEVRSEVNDEVKKGQVLALMEEPEGLSGDVEYFKEILKKTTTDLEISTNSHGANKRLYEKELISREEFNLSLSEHSAAVAAREKAQADLETAQRKLDATRITSMLDGMVLEKNIIIGEQIHPNKSEPLYVLAENPRTLHLISNVSEADIGKIKEGQDVLFRVDAFPGKNFSAKIKQVANSPSIKNDVVTYDVTCLVENPELELKPGMTAEVKKVISTKKDVLKVPTAALRFIPPKSSAAATEEGENVWVLKQGKLSPVVIETGISDDFHTEILSGPLSEGDPIVVEYTISGGNNKGPGFALPQPKRF, from the coding sequence ATGAAAAATCTTCCCCGTTCAAAGCTTCTCTACGCCGTCGCCGCCGTAGTCGTTATCGCAGGATACTTCATCTTTTTCGGAGGAAAGGAAGGCCGGATAGAGTACGTAACGCAGAAAATCGAGAGAGGAAACATAACTTCGCTTGTAAGAGCTTCGGGAACCTTAAAACCGACTAAAGAAGCAAGGATATATTCACAAATAAACGGAACGATAAAGGAAGTCCGCTCCGAGGTGAACGACGAGGTCAAAAAGGGCCAGGTGCTGGCCCTTATGGAAGAACCGGAGGGCCTTTCGGGAGACGTCGAATACTTCAAGGAGATACTTAAGAAGACCACAACCGACCTTGAGATTTCAACCAACTCGCACGGGGCAAACAAGAGACTCTACGAAAAAGAGCTTATTTCCCGGGAGGAGTTCAACTTATCTCTCTCAGAACACAGCGCGGCAGTTGCAGCCCGGGAGAAAGCCCAGGCCGACCTGGAAACGGCACAGAGAAAGCTTGACGCGACCCGAATCACTTCCATGCTCGACGGCATGGTGCTTGAAAAGAACATCATAATCGGCGAACAGATACACCCGAACAAATCCGAACCACTGTACGTACTGGCCGAGAACCCCAGAACTCTTCATCTGATTTCAAACGTAAGCGAAGCAGACATAGGGAAGATAAAAGAGGGTCAGGACGTCCTCTTCAGAGTTGACGCATTTCCGGGCAAAAATTTCAGCGCGAAGATAAAACAGGTGGCAAACTCTCCGAGCATAAAAAACGATGTCGTCACCTACGATGTAACGTGTCTTGTGGAGAACCCGGAACTCGAGCTGAAACCCGGTATGACCGCCGAAGTGAAGAAAGTCATATCAACCAAAAAAGACGTGCTTAAAGTTCCCACCGCCGCACTTCGCTTCATTCCCCCGAAATCTTCAGCCGCCGCTACCGAGGAAGGCGAAAACGTCTGGGTTCTCAAACAGGGAAAACTCTCTCCAGTAGTAATAGAGACCGGGATAAGCGACGACTTCCACACAGAAATTCTAAGCGGTCCGCTTTCCGAAGGAGACCCGATAGTGGTTGAGTACACGATTTCCGGCGGAAACAACAAAGGACCGGGCTTTGCGCTTCCCCAGCCGAAAAGATTCTGA
- a CDS encoding TolC family protein codes for MMSIPKNFLLLLSSLLLLSQTAWAQQVIPIERAVEIALLNSPELRISRSEVDISKSILRQAKAPLYPQLSGKLVVPFVGRESGFYVDQMIWDFGKTKARIRAKEHHLESARYLFTGSETTLVRDTRIAYYQALSDKNRLDGAATETKRREWLLEKTKELFAVGKRSAQQLSQAEIDLQQAKLELVSRENSYELAMLNLRHLMNDPSLGQFDIRENLAYEKVYETREDLVSFALSENAEIKSLLADHDGIRASIAENRGKFLPSIFGRAAYRFEGEGAETPAFIAGLGVRIPIFEGFSRFGQMSQSKAELTRNEAQTELLKNRIILSVGELYLKLKHLEKKIKILRDSESISEKNLLLAKERYESRSASKIEFAEAQALYEEAVADYKNSIYDYKMVRLRLLSLCGKEIQ; via the coding sequence ATGATGAGTATACCGAAAAATTTCCTTCTTCTTCTCAGTTCACTACTACTGCTTTCCCAGACCGCATGGGCGCAGCAAGTAATCCCAATTGAACGGGCCGTCGAGATAGCACTGCTTAACAGCCCAGAACTCCGGATTTCGCGTTCCGAGGTCGACATCTCGAAGTCAATACTCAGGCAGGCAAAAGCTCCCCTTTATCCCCAGCTCAGCGGAAAACTTGTAGTACCGTTTGTGGGAAGAGAGTCCGGTTTTTACGTCGACCAGATGATATGGGATTTCGGAAAGACAAAGGCCAGGATAAGGGCAAAAGAACATCATCTGGAATCCGCAAGATACTTGTTTACGGGCTCAGAAACGACGCTCGTGCGCGACACGCGCATCGCCTACTATCAGGCGCTTTCCGATAAAAACCGGCTTGATGGAGCAGCTACAGAAACCAAGCGCAGGGAATGGCTCCTTGAGAAAACAAAAGAGCTTTTCGCCGTCGGGAAAAGGTCCGCCCAGCAGCTAAGCCAGGCGGAAATCGACCTGCAACAGGCAAAACTAGAACTGGTTTCAAGAGAAAACTCCTACGAACTCGCCATGCTTAATCTAAGACACCTGATGAACGACCCTTCTCTCGGACAATTCGACATCCGTGAGAATCTTGCCTACGAGAAGGTATACGAAACCAGAGAAGATCTTGTAAGCTTCGCCCTTTCCGAGAACGCAGAGATAAAGAGTCTTCTGGCGGACCATGATGGAATAAGGGCCTCGATTGCGGAGAACAGGGGGAAATTCCTCCCTTCGATATTCGGCAGGGCGGCGTACAGATTTGAAGGAGAAGGCGCCGAGACGCCGGCTTTTATCGCCGGACTCGGCGTTAGGATTCCCATCTTCGAGGGATTCTCAAGGTTCGGCCAAATGTCGCAGTCAAAGGCTGAACTCACAAGAAATGAGGCCCAGACCGAGCTGCTCAAGAACAGAATAATCCTCTCGGTTGGGGAACTCTATCTCAAACTCAAGCACCTCGAGAAAAAAATAAAAATACTTAGGGATTCAGAATCGATATCGGAGAAAAACCTGCTTCTGGCCAAAGAAAGATACGAGTCGCGAAGCGCTTCGAAAATAGAATTTGCCGAGGCGCAGGCGCTTTACGAAGAGGCGGTAGCGGACTACAAAAACTCCATATACGACTATAAAATGGTAAGGTTAAGGCTGTTAAGCCTCTGCGGAAAAGAGATACAATGA
- a CDS encoding ammonium transporter: MIIHDFRLFKGCRSAAARIVTRFGIVAILLICVLSPVPALAAIEGEAQFVFNTFGFLVWGALVMWMAAGFTMLEAGSVRTKNASVICLKNIGLYSIAGLAYYLIGFNIMYVGVEPGGWFGSLELLYGTTADEVALLGGEETATAAVVESGYSAMSYWFFQMVFVATTASIVSGTLAERVKLWPFFVFIAVLTSVIYPVVGAWTWGGGWLAELGFKDFAGSTVVHSTGGWAALAGAIMLGPRSGKFRADGSVKPTPPSNVPVVTLGVFILWLGWFGFNGGSQLALSGALDAVAVSNIFSNTNLAAAAGVLAALSLSRPVLGRVDLFAGLNGALAGLVAITAAPDIVQHHWAIVIGAIGGMVCLLSMKSLEMIKIDDVVGAVPVHLCTGIWGTLAVCIAAGGSLSAQIIGILAIGVFVFGSSMLLWFVIDRTLGLRVSKDVEAIGQDVGELGIEAYPEFVVMPEED, encoded by the coding sequence ATGATCATCCATGACTTTCGGTTATTTAAGGGCTGTCGGAGTGCTGCCGCCAGGATTGTGACTAGATTCGGCATTGTCGCGATCCTTCTGATCTGCGTCTTGTCACCCGTGCCCGCACTGGCCGCCATTGAGGGCGAGGCACAGTTTGTCTTCAACACGTTTGGGTTCCTTGTGTGGGGTGCTCTCGTGATGTGGATGGCGGCAGGTTTCACAATGCTCGAGGCGGGTTCGGTGCGGACGAAGAACGCTTCGGTCATTTGCCTGAAGAACATTGGTCTCTACTCCATTGCCGGACTTGCGTACTACCTGATCGGCTTCAACATCATGTATGTCGGCGTCGAGCCGGGCGGCTGGTTTGGTTCGCTGGAACTCCTGTACGGCACGACCGCTGATGAAGTGGCACTGCTGGGCGGTGAAGAAACAGCCACTGCGGCCGTCGTAGAGAGCGGCTACTCGGCGATGTCTTACTGGTTCTTCCAGATGGTGTTCGTGGCGACTACCGCTTCAATTGTCTCGGGCACTCTGGCCGAGCGCGTGAAGCTGTGGCCTTTCTTCGTTTTCATCGCTGTGTTAACCTCGGTCATCTACCCAGTAGTTGGCGCTTGGACTTGGGGTGGGGGCTGGTTGGCTGAATTGGGGTTCAAGGACTTCGCCGGTTCCACCGTGGTCCACTCCACAGGAGGCTGGGCAGCGCTCGCGGGGGCCATAATGCTCGGACCGCGCTCGGGCAAGTTCCGGGCTGATGGCAGTGTCAAGCCGACTCCTCCATCCAATGTTCCGGTCGTCACTCTCGGCGTCTTTATTCTGTGGCTGGGCTGGTTCGGCTTCAATGGCGGTTCGCAGTTGGCCCTCAGCGGCGCACTAGATGCCGTGGCGGTGAGCAACATTTTCTCAAACACCAACCTAGCCGCGGCGGCTGGGGTTCTCGCGGCTCTGAGCCTTTCCCGGCCCGTGCTCGGCCGTGTCGATCTGTTCGCCGGACTTAATGGCGCTCTGGCTGGTCTCGTCGCGATCACAGCGGCGCCGGATATCGTCCAGCATCACTGGGCAATAGTGATCGGAGCGATCGGTGGCATGGTTTGTCTGTTGTCCATGAAGTCTTTGGAAATGATAAAGATCGACGACGTCGTGGGTGCTGTCCCAGTTCATCTCTGCACTGGCATCTGGGGGACGTTGGCGGTCTGCATTGCCGCCGGTGGAAGCCTTTCTGCTCAGATCATCGGCATTTTGGCCATCGGCGTGTTTGTGTTTGGGTCATCAATGCTGTTGTGGTTTGTCATCGACCGGACTTTGGGTCTACGAGTCTCAAAGGATGTCGAGGCCATCGGCCAGGATGTGGGCGAGCTGGGCATCGAAGCCTATCCAGAATTCGTGGTGATGCCGGAAGAGGACTGA